A single window of Anopheles moucheti chromosome 2, idAnoMoucSN_F20_07, whole genome shotgun sequence DNA harbors:
- the LOC128297507 gene encoding AP-1 complex subunit sigma-2 isoform X3: MLQFMLLFSRQGKLRLQKWYVAHSDKVKKKITRELITTILSRKPKMCSFLEWKDCTIVYKRYASLYFCCAIEQNDNELLTLEVIHRYVELLDKYFGSVCELDIIFNFEKAYFILDELLVGGEIQETSKKNVLKAIAAQDVLQEQKELEC, encoded by the exons ATG TTGCAGTTTATGCTCCTGTTCAGCCGGCAAGGCAAACTTAGGCTACAGAAATGGTACGTCGCACACTCGGATAAGGTGAAGAAGAAGATCACCCGCGAACTGATCACAACAATCCTCTCCCGTAAGCCGAAGATGTGTTCCTTCTTGGAGTGGAAAGACTGCACGATCGTTTACAAAAG ATACGCCAGCTTGTACTTTTGTTGCGCTATCGAACAGAACGATAATGAGCTGTTAACGCTGGAAGTAATACACAGATACGTAGAGCTGTTGGATAAATACTTCGGTAGT GTCTGTGAGCTGGACATTATTTTCAACTTCGAGAAGGCCTATTTCATACTGGACGAGCTGCTGGTGGGAGGAGAAATACAGGAAACGTCTAAAAAGAACGTCCTTAAGGCAATCGCAGCTCAAGATGTGCTACAAGAG CAAAAGGAACTGGAGTGCTAA
- the LOC128297498 gene encoding zinc finger protein OZF-like produces MDTVRKSATSTATAARDNRVAHIDFKKICRICGKSDETLTSVHSRYQNDLRGKIAKYLSVDIKENGTLPTKICFCCKDIITKWHDLYEKCRVMEERFDSILKSCEEQLPTELLANGTREEPNEKNGCHSSSKEDVERGERLNSGGTIEHNAAPQESATTTVPDQESKKSQKSSAKSRTVTCTFCRTEGTTNGIVRFDSQTALVDHMKDQHWEQIFHCEQCDNYLDRAILIEHMTMHALSLLAPASVADGTEQEPESMASGSGMGEDEPEGEMEEAEGSQQTTELKSGEGSTNKENDEKDLAAAAPETVKTVEGRKLYCYICEKTLGNRSAYSYHVNQVHLNIKKFDCTFCEKKFGNRRLLNNHIANLHSRERNFGCTVCDKRFKTNVALYNHMRVHDDKLQFSCRFCDKKFRFRNHLVSHELVHLDERNYSCSQCDKKFNTNECLQKHKLTHVTTEPYQCPLCGFSTKQKRYLVLHAKRIHMVR; encoded by the exons ATGGATACGGTCCGCAAGAGTGCGACCAGCACGGCCACTGCCGCTCGTGATAATAGAGTGGCTCATATCGATTTCAAGAAGATTTGTCGCATCTGTGGAAAATCGGATGAAACGCTTACCTCGGTGCATTCGCGATACCAGAACGACCTGCGGGGCAAGATCGCGAAGTATCTCAGTGTTGATATCAAAGAAAATGGCACGTTGCCAACGAAGATTTGCTTCTGCTGCAAAGATATCATCACCAAGTGGCACGATCTGTATGAGAAGTGTCGTGTGATGGAGGAACGGTTTGATTCTATACTGAAATCTTGCGAAGAGCAACTGCCAACGGAATTGCTTGCGAACGGTACGCGGGAAGAACCGAACGAAAAGAATGGCTGTCACTCATCTTCTAAGGAAGACGTTGAACGTGGGGAACGATTGAACAGTGGTGGAACGATTGAACATAATGCAGCGCCACAAGAATCTGCCACAACAACTGTTCCTGATCAGGAATCTAAGAAAAG TCAAAAGTCTTCAGCCAAAAGCAGGACGGTTACGTGCACGTTTTGCCGTACGGAGGGAACCACTAATGGTATCGTACGATTTGATTCTCAAACGGCGCTAGTGGATCACATGAAAGATCAACATTGGGAGCAGATCTTTCACTGCGAGCAGTGCGACAACTATCTCGATCGTGCGATTCTAATCGAGCACATGACAATGCACGCACTAAGCTTACTGGCACCGGCATCCGTTGCTGACGGAACGGAGCAGGAACCGGAAAGTATGGCTTCCGGTTCAGGTATGGGCGAAGATGAGCCCGAAGGTGAAATGGAAGAGGCTGAAGGTAGTCAGCAAACGACGGAACTGAAATCCGGCGAAGGTAGCACGAACAAGGAAAATGACGAGAAGGATCTGGCGGCCGCAGCTCCAGAAACGGTGAAAACCGTCGAGGGACGCAAACTGTACTGTTACATCTGCGAGAAAACGCTCGGCAATCGAAGCGCCTACTCCTACCACGTGAACCAGGTGCATTTGAACATCAAAAAGTTCGATTGCACCTTCTGCGAGAAAAAGTTTGGCAATCGGCGCTTGCTGAACAATCACATCGCGAATCTCCACTCGCGCGAACGAAACTTCGGCTGTACCGTGTGTGACAAGCGCTTCAAAACGAACGTCGCCCTGTACAACCATATGCGGGTGCATGACGATAAGCTACAGTTTAGCTGCCGGTTTTGTGACAAAAAGTTCCGATTCCGGAATCATCTCGTCAGTCACGAGTTAGTCCATCTGGATGAGCGCAACTATTCCTGCAGCCAGTGCGACAAGAAGTTCAACACGAACGAGTGTCTGCAGAAGCATAAGCTGACGCACGTTACGACGGAACCGTACCAATGTCCGCTGTGTGGATTCAGCACGAAACAGAAGCGTTATCTGGTGCTGCATGCAAAGCGCATCCACATGGTGCGGTAA
- the LOC128299217 gene encoding Krueppel-like factor 9, giving the protein MDFGSFQQSSDDFLANGFYHLYTELQDDRDIALALSELTCATFETPDTRKEDQACPVTIEAPSSSSSQLIHSLDSVNDLELELNVEDFILEYNCVNFSQLWENELRLPENTYLCDDSCEAFIRQSNPVEGASISADKVSASELDVSQTLPATVQGVTEPDSTGTFVCPFESCRKVYAKPVHLKAHLRRHVGDKPYHCKWPGCQWRFSRSDELSRHFRSHSGVKPYRCEYCPKCFSRSDHLAKHRKVHERKMSVASGKLKGSSGALMGPVPPRGRPGRKPKQPTAKRS; this is encoded by the coding sequence ATGGATTTTGGCAGCTTTCAACAATCTTCCGACGATTTCCTGGCCAACGGGTTCTACCATCTGTACACCGAGCTGCAGGATGATAGGGACATTGCGTTGGCGCTGTCAGAGCTAACGTGTGCCACGTTTGAAACACCGGACACCAGGAAGGAAGATCAAGCGTGTCCTGTAACGATAGAGGCACCGTCATCAAGCTCATCGCAACTCATACACTCTCTAGACAGTGTGAACGATCTGGAGCTGGAGTTGAATGTGGAAGATTTCATTCTCGAGTACAACTGTGTGAACTTTAGTCAACTGTGGGAAAACGAGCTACGGTTACCGGAAAACACGTACCTGTGTGACGATTCTTGTGAAGCATTCATTCGACAGTCGAATCCCGTGGAAGGCGCATCCATTAGTGCGGATAAAGTATCTGCCAGTGAGCTGGATGTGTCACAGACACTACCAGCGACAGTGCAAGGTGTGACCGAACCTGACTCGACCGGCACGTTTGTCTGTCCGTTTGAAAGCTGCCGCAAGGTGTACGCCAAACCGGTACACCTGAAGGCTCACCTTAGGCGGCACGTGGGCGACAAACCGTATCACTGCAAGTGGCCAGGATGTCAGTGGAGATTTTCGCGCTCGGACGAACTTTCGCGCCACTTCCGGTCCCATTCGGGCGTGAAACCGTACCGGTGTGAGTACTGTCCGAAATGCTTCTCCCGTTCGGATCATCTGGCCAAGCATCGGAAAGTGCACGAGCGGAAGATGAGTGTGGCATCGGGGAAATTGAAGGGATCGTCTGGTGCGTTGATGGGACCGGTACCACCAAGAGGACGGCCAGGCCGGAAACCCAAACAGCCGACGGCGAAACGTTCGTAA
- the LOC128297495 gene encoding tubulin--tyrosine ligase-like protein 12, with the protein MDYDTFQASHKPQLQSSGVPEHLWPELYRKLADQVFDAGLSFSLLAVDYGDEPRTPEDPVWTLQVSKDGGLKANDPTEIYLIDHAWTFRTDNARQLLNAHPELVSRLAVMMGLQQDEDVPPNAYIPRILQDMWRWCNTYSLNADGLSVENRMPIWYVMDEVGSAILHGDSPNCRVVPFMHIPEGVTYSLLFPTEDIDEGDNLYRDFVESVPTGSKERDALLLPWRYDSFVKEDFSQSEPAKEYFLVGHIEESLPDPDVAPPLIDGNRPLKVYSQYEFVNQYLTDASYEIVTDPADADILWMTSHFKEFRELSESNPNQFVNQFPFENVMTIKDLLSIVCRRMAVKLPSSSGEEPSLAPNPRWLPVTYNLKTELVPFVSYYQNRAQRGMDNHWIVKPWNLARTLDTHITDNLAQIMRLQQTGPKIAQKYIEHPVLFDRAELEASVKFDVRYVLLVKSVDELCAYVYTNFFLRFANKPFQMDDFDDYEKHFTVMNYGQFQLRHMKCDEFVHCWQAQYPAHPWDQIETDICEMLKEMLQGATRLGPPCGIGPSAQSRALYAVDLMLEWTEAGTKIQPKLLELNFTPDCKRACEYYPEFYNDVFNLLFLDQENLDVFRQIV; encoded by the coding sequence ATGGATTACGATACTTTCCAAGCATCGCACAAACCTCAACTTCAATCGTCGGGCGTGCCGGAACACTTATGGCCTGAGCTGTACCGTAAGCTAGCCGACCAAGTGTTTGATGCGGGTCTTTCCTTCTCTCTGCTAGCGGTAGATTACGGAGATGAACCTAGAACACCGGAAGATCCCGTGTGGACGCTGCAGGTATCCAAGGACGGAGGACTGAAAGCGAACGATCCGACCGAAATCTATCTGATCGACCATGCGTGGACATTCCGCACGGACAATGCGCGCCAGTTGCTGAACGCTCATCCGGAGCTGGTGAGCCGTTTGGCTGTTATGATGGGACTGCAGCAGGATGAAGATGTACCACCGAATGCGTACATTCCACGCATCCTACAGGACATGTGGCGTTGGTGCAATACGTACTCATTGAACGCGGACGGACTGTCGGTGGAAAACCGAATGCCAATCTGGTACGTAATGGATGAGGTGGGCAGTGCGATACTGCACGGCGATTCACCCAACTGCCGAGTCGTTCCGTTCATGCACATCCCGGAAGGTGTCACGTACAGTTTGCTCTTCCCAACCGAGGACATCGACGAGGGTGACAATCTGTATCGAGATTTCGTCGAAAGTGTACCGACTGGTTCGAAGGAGCGCGATGCATTATTGCTTCCGTGGCGATATGATTCGTTCGTGAAGGAAGATTTCTCCCAATCGGAACCGGCGAAGGAGTACTTTCTGGTTGGTCACATCGAAGAGTCTCTCCCGGATCCGGACGTGGCACCACCGCTTATTGACGGAAACAGACCGCTTAAGGTGTACTCGCAATACGAGTTCGTCAACCAATACCTCACGGACGCGTCGTACGAAATTGTAACCGATCCGGCCGATGCGGACATTCTCTGGATGACGAGCCACTTCAAAGAGTTCCGCGAGCTAAGCGAAAGCAATCCCAATCAGTTCGTGAACCAGTTCCCCTTCGAGAATGTGATGACGATCAAGGATTTGCTGAGCATCGTTTGTCGTAGAATGGCCGTCAAATTGCCATCGTCAAGTGGCGAAGAGCCATCCCTAGCGCCAAACCCTCGGTGGCTTCCGGTGACGTACAATTTGAAGACGGAGTTGGTCCCCTTCGTAAGCTACTACCAGAATCGGGCACAACGCGGCATGGACAACCATTGGATTGTGAAGCCCTGGAATTTGGCCCGTACTCTCGATACGCACATTACGGACAATCTTGCGCAGATTATGCGCTTGCAGCAAACGGGTCCCAAGATAGCGCAGAAGTACATCGAGCATCCGGTGCTGTTCGATCGTGCCGAACTCGAGGCAAGCGTCAAGTTTGACGTACGGTACGTGTTGCTGGTGAAAAGCGTTGACGAGCTATGTGCCTACGTGTACACGaactttttccttcgcttcgcCAACAAACCCTTCCAGATGGACGATTTCGACGACTACGAGAAACACTTTACCGTCATGAATTATGGTCAGTTTCAGTTGCGCCATATGAAGTGTGACGAGTTCGTGCACTGCTGGCAGGCACAGTACCCGGCCCATCCCTGGGACCAGATCGAAACGGACATTTGTGAGATGCTGAAGGAGATGTTGCAAGGCGCTACTCGACTGGGGCCACCGTGTGGCATTGGTCCCAGTGCCCAATCGCGTGCACTGTATGCGGTGGATTTAATGCTCGAGTGGACGGAAGCTGGAACCAAGATACAGCCGAAGCTGCTGGAGTTGAACTTTACGCCGGACTGCAAACGGGCATGCGAATACTATCCGGAGTTTTACAACGATGTGTTCAACTTGCTGTTTTTGGATCAGGAAAATTTAGACGTCTTCAGGCAAATTGTATAA
- the LOC128297507 gene encoding AP-1 complex subunit sigma-2 isoform X4, with amino-acid sequence MLQFMLLFSRQGKLRLQKWYVAHSDKVKKKITRELITTILSRKPKMCSFLEWKDCTIVYKRYASLYFCCAIEQNDNELLTLEVIHRYVELLDKYFGSVCELDIIFNFEKAYFILDELLVGGEIQETSKKNVLKAIAAQDVLQEIKV; translated from the exons ATG TTGCAGTTTATGCTCCTGTTCAGCCGGCAAGGCAAACTTAGGCTACAGAAATGGTACGTCGCACACTCGGATAAGGTGAAGAAGAAGATCACCCGCGAACTGATCACAACAATCCTCTCCCGTAAGCCGAAGATGTGTTCCTTCTTGGAGTGGAAAGACTGCACGATCGTTTACAAAAG ATACGCCAGCTTGTACTTTTGTTGCGCTATCGAACAGAACGATAATGAGCTGTTAACGCTGGAAGTAATACACAGATACGTAGAGCTGTTGGATAAATACTTCGGTAGT GTCTGTGAGCTGGACATTATTTTCAACTTCGAGAAGGCCTATTTCATACTGGACGAGCTGCTGGTGGGAGGAGAAATACAGGAAACGTCTAAAAAGAACGTCCTTAAGGCAATCGCAGCTCAAGATGTGCTACAAGAG ATTAAAGTTTAA
- the LOC128297507 gene encoding AP-1 complex subunit sigma-2 isoform X1 has protein sequence MLQFMLLFSRQGKLRLQKWYVAHSDKVKKKITRELITTILSRKPKMCSFLEWKDCTIVYKRYASLYFCCAIEQNDNELLTLEVIHRYVELLDKYFGSVCELDIIFNFEKAYFILDELLVGGEIQETSKKNVLKAIAAQDVLQEDETPQGFFEDHGLG, from the exons ATG TTGCAGTTTATGCTCCTGTTCAGCCGGCAAGGCAAACTTAGGCTACAGAAATGGTACGTCGCACACTCGGATAAGGTGAAGAAGAAGATCACCCGCGAACTGATCACAACAATCCTCTCCCGTAAGCCGAAGATGTGTTCCTTCTTGGAGTGGAAAGACTGCACGATCGTTTACAAAAG ATACGCCAGCTTGTACTTTTGTTGCGCTATCGAACAGAACGATAATGAGCTGTTAACGCTGGAAGTAATACACAGATACGTAGAGCTGTTGGATAAATACTTCGGTAGT GTCTGTGAGCTGGACATTATTTTCAACTTCGAGAAGGCCTATTTCATACTGGACGAGCTGCTGGTGGGAGGAGAAATACAGGAAACGTCTAAAAAGAACGTCCTTAAGGCAATCGCAGCTCAAGATGTGCTACAAGAG GACGAAACGCCACAAGGATTCTTCGAGGATCATGGGCTCGGATAG
- the LOC128297507 gene encoding AP-1 complex subunit sigma-2 isoform X2 translates to MLQFMLLFSRQGKLRLQKWYVAHSDKVKKKITRELITTILSRKPKMCSFLEWKDCTIVYKRYASLYFCCAIEQNDNELLTLEVIHRYVELLDKYFGSVCELDIIFNFEKAYFILDELLVGGEIQETSKKNVLKAIAAQDVLQEDEAADGALRDIGLL, encoded by the exons ATG TTGCAGTTTATGCTCCTGTTCAGCCGGCAAGGCAAACTTAGGCTACAGAAATGGTACGTCGCACACTCGGATAAGGTGAAGAAGAAGATCACCCGCGAACTGATCACAACAATCCTCTCCCGTAAGCCGAAGATGTGTTCCTTCTTGGAGTGGAAAGACTGCACGATCGTTTACAAAAG ATACGCCAGCTTGTACTTTTGTTGCGCTATCGAACAGAACGATAATGAGCTGTTAACGCTGGAAGTAATACACAGATACGTAGAGCTGTTGGATAAATACTTCGGTAGT GTCTGTGAGCTGGACATTATTTTCAACTTCGAGAAGGCCTATTTCATACTGGACGAGCTGCTGGTGGGAGGAGAAATACAGGAAACGTCTAAAAAGAACGTCCTTAAGGCAATCGCAGCTCAAGATGTGCTACAAGAG GATGAAGCGGCGGACGGTGCCTTAAGAGATATTGGACTGCTCTGA